Proteins encoded together in one bacterium window:
- a CDS encoding OmpA family protein, whose protein sequence is MLKRISAVVLLAAVVAMGFPAIGGSRGFYRVTDTKSDGYGMLSLSLHNTFQRMNVGGTDFYQLGLRGGVTYAPLDWMEFWVSPTYGVWTEDFGFGNMRTGFYDTKFGLKASVIGIPVFKFGAMGVGSFSTLNDQFGLTPAGVTPGFGFGGGLLLGFDFKDVSIAAPFNLVLNLGYLGNTGAGVGDSLAMCLGLELPAKTYAVTLEATTTQGMSSLFNLDSNSIRITPGIKFTFPFGVGLDLGLDIAFGSDNFGNPIPTFQGIFGINFVSPFLRPSPPPVGVIAGSVRDDISGNPIAARVSFVDTMIKIPAVITDAATGVYEFKDVPVGVVTIKIQAEGYRETSIPVVVKENETSTQDITLMPKQTYGSVTGVVKDAKTGRPVVATVTLKGLSRPAVKTDGNGYYRIDSIPTGVASIEASAPEFMPTISTIQIEVNKTATLDLTLKTTKVVGQLLGQIKDRKTEEPVSGTVTFPDTDIKPVKSDPATGVFKAELPAGTYAIVVSAEGYIDQPSPLVIVEDQVTEKEFKLVKKGMTFTLRGIYFDYDKATIKPESYPVLDEAAKILKENPSIRVEIQGHTDSDGSDEYNQKLSEARAASVVSYFVMQHAIDAKRLVARGYGESMPVASNASEAGKELNRRVEFVILGEI, encoded by the coding sequence ATGCTTAAGCGTATTTCCGCAGTAGTATTACTCGCGGCGGTGGTGGCAATGGGATTTCCGGCCATTGGAGGCAGCAGGGGTTTTTACAGGGTGACGGACACCAAGTCGGACGGTTATGGAATGCTTTCACTATCCCTGCACAACACCTTCCAGCGCATGAACGTCGGCGGCACCGATTTTTACCAGCTCGGACTCCGCGGCGGCGTTACATATGCTCCGCTGGACTGGATGGAGTTCTGGGTATCGCCTACATACGGAGTGTGGACGGAGGATTTTGGATTCGGAAACATGAGAACGGGTTTCTATGACACGAAGTTCGGCCTTAAAGCTAGCGTAATCGGAATACCGGTCTTCAAGTTCGGGGCAATGGGTGTCGGCTCTTTCAGCACCCTTAACGACCAGTTCGGCTTGACGCCGGCAGGCGTCACGCCGGGCTTCGGTTTCGGCGGCGGACTTCTTCTGGGCTTCGACTTCAAGGATGTCTCGATAGCCGCTCCCTTCAACCTGGTTCTGAACCTTGGTTATCTCGGCAATACGGGCGCAGGCGTCGGAGACTCGCTCGCCATGTGCCTGGGTCTGGAACTTCCTGCAAAGACTTACGCCGTAACGCTCGAGGCAACCACAACCCAGGGCATGAGTTCGCTCTTCAACCTGGACTCGAACTCCATCAGGATAACGCCCGGCATCAAGTTCACCTTCCCGTTCGGCGTCGGTCTTGACCTTGGACTAGACATTGCATTCGGTTCGGATAATTTCGGCAATCCTATACCTACCTTCCAGGGCATCTTCGGCATCAATTTCGTATCACCCTTCTTAAGACCGTCCCCTCCCCCTGTCGGCGTGATAGCGGGTTCTGTCAGGGATGATATCTCTGGTAATCCGATTGCCGCAAGGGTTTCGTTCGTTGATACCATGATAAAGATACCGGCCGTAATAACCGACGCTGCCACCGGCGTCTACGAGTTCAAGGATGTTCCCGTGGGCGTCGTAACGATTAAGATTCAAGCAGAAGGCTACCGCGAGACGAGCATTCCGGTGGTCGTAAAGGAGAATGAGACCTCCACGCAGGATATAACCCTTATGCCTAAGCAGACTTACGGTTCAGTCACCGGTGTTGTCAAGGATGCAAAAACGGGCAGGCCCGTTGTTGCAACCGTAACCTTGAAGGGTCTTTCAAGACCTGCGGTGAAGACGGACGGCAACGGATACTACAGGATAGACTCAATTCCCACAGGCGTTGCCTCTATTGAAGCTTCGGCCCCCGAATTCATGCCGACCATAAGCACCATTCAGATTGAAGTGAATAAGACCGCAACGCTCGACTTGACGCTCAAGACGACGAAGGTAGTGGGCCAGCTTCTGGGCCAGATAAAGGACCGCAAAACAGAGGAGCCCGTATCAGGTACGGTCACCTTCCCTGATACGGATATAAAACCGGTCAAGTCCGACCCTGCCACTGGAGTGTTCAAGGCTGAGCTTCCCGCAGGCACCTACGCGATAGTTGTCTCCGCAGAGGGATATATTGACCAGCCCTCCCCTCTCGTGATCGTCGAAGACCAGGTCACCGAAAAGGAGTTCAAACTGGTAAAGAAAGGCATGACGTTCACTCTGCGCGGCATCTACTTCGACTACGACAAGGCTACAATCAAGCCGGAGAGCTATCCGGTTCTCGACGAAGCGGCAAAGATACTCAAGGAAAACCCCTCTATCAGGGTGGAGATTCAGGGACATACGGATTCGGACGGCTCCGACGAGTACAACCAGAAGCTCTCAGAGGCCCGCGCGGCTTCGGTCGTAAGCTACTTCGTTATGCAGCATGCGATAGACGCCAAGCGTCTTGTTGCAAGAGGCTACGGCGAATCAATGCCTGTCGCATCGAACGCTTCAGAAGCGGGCAAGGAGCTCAACCGCAGGGTTGAGTTCGTAATACTCGGAGAAATCTGA
- a CDS encoding Glu/Leu/Phe/Val dehydrogenase, with product MSEELNPFKIAQAQFDEAAEILGLEPAMREILRWPRREYVFTVPVKMDDGTTKVFHAYRVQYNDSRGPTKGGIRWHPDETIDTVRALAAWMTWKTSVVDIPLGGGKGGVTCDPKKLSEREKERLARGWMKVIAHELGGDRDCPAPDVYTTPQIMAWMMDEYEAIKGYNHPSVITGKPIPIGGSQGRGDATARGGVYTVREAAKTLKIDPKGTYAIQGFGNAGQFAALLHPEILGGGKLIAVSDSSGGIIKKDGMDPKAIVDHKLKTGSVQGFAGSSKITNEELLELDVDILYPSALENVITKDNAKNVKAKISCELANGPTTPEADVILHKNGVHVIPDFLANAGGVTVSYFEQVQGTYNYYWPLEEVQKQLDAKMTKAYHAVYDMHKDKKVHMRLAAYLVAVKRVAEAVKLRGWV from the coding sequence ATGAGCGAAGAGCTGAACCCCTTTAAAATAGCACAAGCTCAATTTGACGAAGCGGCAGAGATACTCGGCTTAGAGCCCGCCATGCGCGAGATACTGCGCTGGCCCCGCCGGGAATACGTATTCACCGTCCCCGTTAAGATGGATGACGGAACCACGAAAGTCTTTCACGCCTACAGAGTTCAATACAACGACTCCCGTGGACCCACAAAGGGTGGGATTCGCTGGCATCCTGACGAGACCATAGACACCGTGCGTGCGCTTGCCGCATGGATGACGTGGAAAACCTCCGTCGTCGATATCCCATTGGGCGGCGGCAAGGGCGGCGTAACATGCGATCCCAAGAAGCTTTCCGAGAGGGAAAAAGAGCGTCTTGCACGCGGATGGATGAAGGTTATTGCCCACGAACTGGGCGGCGACCGCGACTGTCCTGCTCCTGACGTCTACACCACCCCCCAGATAATGGCGTGGATGATGGACGAGTATGAAGCCATTAAGGGCTACAACCATCCTTCGGTAATAACAGGCAAGCCTATTCCAATAGGCGGCTCCCAGGGTCGCGGCGACGCTACCGCGCGCGGCGGCGTATACACCGTCCGTGAGGCAGCGAAAACCCTCAAGATTGACCCCAAGGGAACATATGCGATTCAGGGATTCGGCAACGCCGGACAGTTCGCCGCGCTCCTGCACCCCGAGATTCTCGGCGGCGGGAAGCTTATCGCAGTCTCCGACTCCTCAGGCGGCATCATAAAGAAGGACGGAATGGATCCCAAGGCCATCGTCGATCACAAGCTCAAGACAGGCAGCGTGCAGGGCTTTGCCGGCTCCTCCAAGATAACTAACGAGGAGTTGCTGGAACTGGATGTAGATATCCTGTATCCTTCCGCCCTTGAGAACGTCATCACGAAGGATAACGCCAAGAACGTCAAGGCAAAGATAAGCTGCGAACTCGCCAATGGACCTACCACGCCGGAAGCGGACGTCATTCTCCACAAGAACGGCGTGCACGTCATTCCGGACTTCCTCGCGAATGCGGGCGGCGTAACCGTCAGTTATTTCGAGCAGGTACAGGGCACGTACAACTACTACTGGCCTCTTGAAGAGGTGCAGAAGCAGCTTGACGCCAAGATGACCAAGGCATATCACGCAGTTTACGATATGCACAAGGACAAGAAGGTGCACATGCGCCTTGCCGCATACCTTGTGGCCGTAAAGCGCGTGGCCGAAGCCGTCAAACTGCGCGGCTGGGTATAA
- a CDS encoding ACT domain-containing protein, which translates to MQDRIDLIIETQPKITMVVAKSLSNSPGIAAELFSALGTKGFNIEMITQSIINDNTADISFAIMSDDAQNAVEHLKTLSDLSIKEFILYPGMGILTVYAKGLSGIPGIAGKVFSILAKEGVNIEMISTSLSSISVLILEEYLAPSKNILDKELKLNA; encoded by the coding sequence ATGCAGGACAGGATTGATTTAATCATTGAGACCCAGCCAAAAATAACGATGGTAGTTGCCAAATCTTTATCCAACTCTCCGGGTATTGCGGCTGAGCTATTCTCCGCCCTGGGAACAAAGGGTTTCAACATCGAGATGATTACCCAAAGCATTATTAATGACAATACCGCCGATATTTCTTTCGCCATAATGTCGGATGATGCCCAGAATGCAGTCGAGCATCTTAAGACTTTGAGCGATTTAAGTATTAAGGAATTTATTCTCTATCCCGGGATGGGCATACTTACCGTTTATGCAAAGGGGCTTTCAGGCATTCCTGGTATTGCTGGAAAGGTTTTTTCAATTCTCGCAAAGGAGGGCGTCAATATAGAAATGATATCGACGTCTTTAAGCTCTATAAGCGTTTTGATATTAGAAGAGTATCTTGCGCCGTCGAAGAATATACTCGATAAGGAGTTAAAGCTCAATGCTTGA
- the porA gene encoding pyruvate ferredoxin oxidoreductase: protein MKTLAKTGNEAMAYAMKQINPDVVAAYPITPATEIVQIFSNYVADGEVDTEFVAVESEHSALSACFGASVAGARVMTSTSSQGLALMHEILYIVAGNRLPIVIALVNRTLSAPINIHCDHSDTMGSREAGWIQLYCANSQEAYDSIIIALRLAEMTSVPAIASTDAFIISHAMERLEVLDDADVQKFIGEFKPKLRALDTDHPMTFGPLDLQDYYFEHKRGQLDAMSKVLEAYEKVARDYEKISGRYYPTVEEYRTDDADVAIFTAGSTADTAKEVVDDLREKGRKVGLVRMRMWRPLPVEALKKALGKFKAVAVMDRSDTMADFGGPVFVETRAALYDMPKKPLMTDYVYGLGGRNIEISDIVHVYDEIEKVAKNGKVEKMIQYLGVRGEA, encoded by the coding sequence ATGAAGACTCTTGCCAAGACAGGAAATGAGGCGATGGCTTACGCCATGAAGCAGATAAATCCCGATGTTGTAGCCGCCTATCCAATTACGCCTGCAACTGAGATTGTGCAGATATTCTCGAACTATGTGGCGGACGGAGAGGTAGATACCGAGTTCGTCGCCGTCGAAAGCGAGCACTCCGCGCTTTCGGCATGCTTCGGCGCCTCAGTAGCCGGAGCAAGGGTTATGACTTCTACCTCCTCCCAGGGGCTGGCGCTCATGCATGAGATCCTCTACATCGTCGCAGGCAACAGGCTTCCTATCGTAATCGCCCTTGTAAACCGCACTCTCTCCGCGCCAATCAACATTCACTGCGATCACTCGGACACCATGGGTTCGCGCGAGGCGGGCTGGATTCAGCTTTACTGCGCCAACTCTCAGGAAGCCTACGACTCCATCATAATCGCTCTCAGACTCGCGGAGATGACGAGTGTTCCGGCAATAGCCTCCACCGATGCGTTCATCATCTCTCACGCAATGGAGAGGCTTGAGGTTCTTGATGATGCGGATGTTCAGAAATTCATCGGCGAATTCAAACCCAAGCTTCGGGCTCTGGATACCGATCATCCCATGACATTCGGTCCTTTGGATTTGCAGGATTACTACTTCGAGCACAAGCGCGGCCAGCTCGATGCAATGAGCAAGGTTCTTGAAGCTTACGAAAAAGTGGCGCGCGACTACGAAAAGATTTCGGGCCGTTACTACCCGACGGTTGAGGAATACCGGACTGACGACGCCGATGTGGCTATCTTCACGGCTGGTTCGACAGCCGATACCGCCAAGGAAGTGGTCGACGACCTTCGCGAGAAAGGCCGCAAGGTCGGGCTGGTTCGGATGCGCATGTGGCGTCCGCTGCCAGTCGAGGCGCTCAAGAAGGCGCTCGGTAAGTTCAAAGCCGTTGCTGTGATGGACCGCTCCGACACAATGGCCGACTTTGGCGGCCCTGTATTCGTGGAGACGCGTGCGGCGCTCTACGACATGCCGAAAAAACCGTTGATGACCGATTACGTCTACGGACTCGGCGGCAGGAACATAGAGATATCAGATATAGTTCATGTTTACGATGAAATCGAGAAAGTCGCAAAAAATGGAAAGGTCGAGAAGATGATTCAATACCTCGGCGTAAGAGGGGAGGCGTAA
- a CDS encoding tetratricopeptide repeat protein: MFNLLLLIVSQSSPITYVDPVDVVVAGLVEYRPKLLSSFEIPARLSVDSMFADADTSDSMLSLGIEVLRLANKEFERGKYDAALNYYEEIVEEPSTASTPAMSLLYEYALSMTLLSLNRSDQLSTYNAAMSLSKNYLESTEDDSLSVPHGADLRAFILFNQADATYYASYNRGEIRNVKRREQARQEYQSILKKYPKSFVSDIARVSLAWYDLEAKRFDSALSEFDSIIASTRNKDALVLARYGQGLAQYFKGDFLNAAKCFFDEKNCEEEMKLTLNREQETKKLTYNALADSLVDRSLFWRGKSFEQLNFFGDALLVYEHIADTYPQRRTAGDACQKMIEFYMRAKQVDNAEKRVEVVGGRMKTNRSIYRDAYGFGLASLFDYYLSIGDEKTAEVYAKRLTKELGTTEKNVTTPHPIYNPTVYDIPDLRKKIRKISERNPQSQYLPDPLFLLSYLLMESKNYDEAKDILMKLKSWPVPDAVKDRMPEISVQLGRCYYNLEQYAQAITEFEEWLTCYTTGDDARLDLAPSVHYYLVLSCIGAEKLEKSESRSVELLQKALVNLETIKKDYSDSDFYKRQGVKEDIEKLIGDCKKEIGR, translated from the coding sequence ATGTTTAATTTGTTGCTTTTAATTGTATCGCAATCATCCCCGATAACATATGTAGATCCAGTCGATGTTGTTGTTGCTGGTTTAGTTGAATATCGGCCAAAGCTTCTTTCGTCCTTCGAGATACCGGCGCGGCTTTCAGTGGATTCCATGTTTGCAGATGCAGATACTTCCGACTCAATGCTTTCGCTCGGAATCGAGGTCTTAAGGCTTGCTAACAAGGAGTTCGAGAGGGGCAAGTATGATGCCGCCCTCAATTACTACGAGGAGATAGTCGAGGAGCCAAGCACCGCTTCGACGCCTGCAATGAGTCTATTGTACGAGTATGCATTGTCCATGACGCTTCTTAGCCTCAACCGCAGTGACCAGCTATCAACCTATAATGCGGCTATGTCTCTTTCGAAAAACTATCTCGAATCGACAGAAGATGATTCCTTATCGGTTCCGCACGGCGCAGACTTGCGGGCGTTCATCCTTTTCAACCAGGCGGATGCAACCTACTACGCTTCCTACAACAGGGGCGAGATTCGGAACGTAAAGAGAAGGGAGCAGGCAAGACAGGAATATCAAAGCATCCTTAAAAAGTACCCCAAATCCTTTGTAAGCGACATCGCCCGGGTCTCTCTCGCGTGGTACGATCTGGAGGCTAAGCGGTTCGACTCAGCGCTTTCGGAGTTTGACTCCATCATCGCCTCGACCCGAAACAAGGACGCATTGGTTCTTGCAAGGTATGGTCAGGGACTTGCTCAATACTTTAAGGGCGATTTCCTGAATGCGGCGAAATGTTTCTTTGACGAGAAAAACTGCGAAGAAGAGATGAAGTTAACGTTGAATCGTGAACAAGAGACAAAGAAGCTCACCTACAATGCCCTGGCAGACAGCCTTGTTGACCGCTCGCTATTCTGGCGTGGTAAGAGCTTTGAGCAGTTAAATTTCTTTGGCGATGCCCTTCTTGTTTACGAGCATATCGCGGATACCTACCCCCAACGAAGGACGGCAGGCGACGCCTGCCAGAAGATGATAGAATTTTATATGCGAGCTAAGCAGGTGGATAATGCAGAAAAGAGGGTGGAGGTGGTCGGTGGAAGGATGAAGACTAACCGCTCTATCTATCGCGACGCTTACGGATTCGGGCTTGCGTCTCTATTCGATTACTACCTGAGCATAGGCGACGAGAAAACGGCCGAGGTTTACGCAAAGCGACTCACGAAGGAACTCGGAACTACAGAAAAAAATGTGACAACCCCTCATCCAATCTATAATCCAACTGTTTATGACATTCCGGATTTGAGAAAAAAGATACGGAAGATAAGTGAACGTAATCCGCAAAGCCAGTACCTTCCTGATCCGCTTTTTCTTTTGAGCTACCTTTTGATGGAATCAAAGAACTACGATGAAGCCAAAGACATTCTTATGAAGCTCAAAAGCTGGCCTGTTCCGGATGCAGTTAAGGACAGGATGCCTGAGATATCCGTTCAGCTCGGACGATGCTACTACAACTTAGAGCAGTATGCTCAGGCAATTACCGAGTTCGAGGAATGGCTCACTTGCTATACCACGGGCGATGATGCCAGACTTGACCTTGCACCTTCGGTGCACTACTATCTCGTCTTATCCTGCATCGGGGCGGAGAAACTCGAAAAATCGGAATCGAGAAGCGTGGAATTACTGCAAAAAGCGCTCGTAAACCTCGAAACTATCAAGAAGGATTACTCGGATTCGGATTTCTACAAGAGGCAGGGCGTAAAGGAAGACATAGAAAAGCTCATCGGCGACTGCAAAAAGGAAATCGGGCGGTAA
- a CDS encoding pyruvate synthase has protein sequence MQKYFEVRWHGRGGQGAKTAALLFGEAAMETGKYIQAFPEYGPERTGAPVKAFNRLSDGPIRIHTQVTNPDVVVVLDASLLDSVNVTEGLASGGALIINTQESASKMREKIKVQGIKIATVDATKIAVEILKKNVPNTVMLGAMVKVTGALEWNSMLESIKAKMSEKFRGRKELVEGNVNAIKRAYDEVEIA, from the coding sequence ATGCAAAAATATTTCGAAGTTCGCTGGCACGGCCGCGGAGGTCAGGGCGCTAAAACTGCTGCCCTTCTCTTCGGCGAGGCAGCAATGGAGACGGGTAAATATATACAGGCTTTTCCCGAATATGGTCCGGAACGTACCGGCGCGCCGGTAAAGGCTTTCAATCGTCTTTCAGACGGACCCATACGCATACACACTCAAGTTACGAATCCTGATGTTGTTGTGGTGCTTGATGCGAGCCTGCTTGATTCCGTAAACGTAACGGAAGGGCTTGCATCGGGCGGCGCACTCATTATTAATACGCAGGAAAGCGCTTCCAAGATGCGCGAGAAAATAAAGGTGCAAGGTATCAAGATCGCGACAGTTGATGCCACAAAGATTGCTGTAGAGATACTCAAAAAAAATGTTCCCAACACGGTTATGCTGGGTGCAATGGTAAAGGTAACGGGCGCTCTAGAATGGAACTCGATGCTTGAATCAATAAAGGCAAAAATGTCCGAAAAGTTCCGCGGCCGCAAAGAACTGGTGGAAGGAAACGTCAATGCAATCAAACGCGCCTATGATGAAGTGGAGATAGCATGA
- a CDS encoding 4Fe-4S binding protein, with translation MSMKFDKQMNWKELPEGCLIDEPATSLHFKTGDWRSMRPLWSEEKCIQCLACWINCPDTAIVVEDGKMKGMNYDYCKGCGICAWVCPPKASAIEMVREEK, from the coding sequence ATGAGCATGAAGTTTGATAAGCAGATGAACTGGAAGGAATTGCCGGAAGGGTGTTTAATAGATGAACCCGCTACATCTCTTCATTTCAAGACAGGTGACTGGCGCAGCATGAGGCCTTTATGGTCCGAAGAAAAATGCATTCAGTGTCTTGCCTGCTGGATAAACTGTCCGGACACAGCCATTGTAGTCGAGGACGGCAAGATGAAGGGAATGAACTATGACTACTGCAAGGGCTGCGGCATATGCGCGTGGGTCTGCCCTCCAAAGGCTTCGGCCATAGAAATGGTAAGGGAGGAGAAATGA
- a CDS encoding OmpA family protein, giving the protein MGKKIALVLFGTALSLFAEFNRSSLLIDIPTAYVLRHKVIQGTAVGAFSLAVADPRSPYDLDVCVGAGIGDFLELSLSAYSFENYALGVTALLVREGKYYPSLAIGMHEITWVPYIGSFGGGTDPAAGNNDPEDRLITGKPGFSYWEQQEWFSAFAVASKQFGKYFRTHLGLGRGRYTGYYGFERYLNTDIFNNTGVSNFAFGLFGAFEFNYEEWLSIAAEYDGRDINLGTKVGFSNWEVYFAATRLENLMYPSSGYYPWLTAGLNFYTSPHSALKGSTLSGRVLYPSGEAAPGANVEIIGDDYDQSAVSTENGAYRLRALPQGSYKVAASLEGFRSKTVTVKTNSSSNTKLDLLLEDISNKGTIQGKVLDGDDGTGIIANVYIIEANDVVRAGPRNGEYRIVGLDAGKYSLRAESKGYFDREITCQAEASRTTEMNIVLSKSWTIFHFKPGEKMIEPRYIPVLEDVVKFLKDRPNMVVEIQGHTDSIGDAKENRELSRSRAEAVRDYLVKRGIGEKRLIVKGYGELSPIGDNRTVLGRDMNRRVELKVISE; this is encoded by the coding sequence ATGGGCAAGAAGATAGCGCTCGTCCTTTTTGGGACAGCCCTTTCGCTCTTTGCCGAATTTAATCGTTCTTCGCTACTTATAGATATACCTACGGCCTATGTTCTGAGACACAAGGTCATTCAGGGCACGGCTGTTGGAGCGTTTTCTTTGGCAGTTGCCGACCCAAGGTCTCCTTATGACCTGGATGTTTGCGTGGGAGCGGGCATTGGAGATTTTCTCGAACTATCTCTTTCTGCTTATTCGTTTGAGAACTATGCGCTCGGCGTAACTGCCCTTTTGGTTCGTGAAGGGAAATATTACCCTTCACTTGCCATCGGAATGCACGAGATTACGTGGGTTCCTTATATAGGCTCGTTCGGCGGCGGCACAGACCCTGCCGCAGGCAACAATGACCCCGAGGACCGTCTTATCACAGGTAAACCGGGCTTTTCGTACTGGGAGCAGCAGGAATGGTTCAGTGCCTTCGCAGTCGCTTCCAAACAGTTCGGAAAGTACTTCAGGACCCATCTCGGTCTGGGCAGGGGCCGCTACACAGGCTATTACGGTTTCGAAAGATACCTGAATACCGATATTTTCAACAACACGGGCGTATCCAACTTTGCGTTCGGTCTCTTTGGCGCGTTCGAATTCAACTACGAGGAATGGCTCTCCATTGCTGCCGAGTACGACGGCCGGGACATCAACCTCGGAACAAAGGTCGGATTCAGCAACTGGGAGGTTTACTTCGCCGCCACGCGGCTCGAAAACCTAATGTACCCCTCGTCCGGATACTACCCCTGGCTTACTGCGGGATTGAACTTCTATACATCCCCCCACTCAGCCTTAAAAGGTTCAACCTTATCCGGCAGGGTCCTTTACCCTTCAGGAGAGGCGGCTCCCGGCGCCAACGTCGAAATAATCGGCGACGATTATGACCAGAGCGCCGTTTCCACAGAGAACGGCGCCTACCGCCTCCGCGCCTTGCCTCAAGGGTCTTACAAGGTGGCGGCATCGCTTGAGGGCTTCCGCAGCAAGACGGTGACTGTCAAGACGAACTCCTCATCAAACACCAAGCTTGACTTGCTTCTTGAGGATATATCTAACAAAGGAACCATTCAGGGCAAGGTGCTTGACGGAGATGACGGCACAGGCATTATCGCAAACGTCTATATTATCGAGGCGAACGACGTTGTACGGGCCGGTCCACGCAACGGCGAATACAGAATAGTGGGTCTCGATGCCGGCAAGTACAGCCTTCGCGCCGAGTCTAAAGGGTACTTCGACCGCGAGATTACATGCCAGGCGGAGGCAAGCCGCACTACCGAGATGAACATAGTGCTCAGCAAAAGCTGGACTATTTTCCATTTCAAGCCAGGCGAGAAGATGATTGAACCGCGATACATTCCAGTTCTCGAAGACGTTGTCAAGTTTCTAAAGGACAGGCCGAACATGGTTGTCGAGATACAAGGACATACGGACAGCATAGGCGACGCAAAGGAGAACAGGGAGCTTTCTCGTTCCAGAGCGGAGGCAGTGCGCGATTACCTGGTCAAGCGCGGCATAGGTGAAAAACGCCTTATCGTAAAAGGGTACGGTGAACTTTCGCCCATCGGGGACAACAGAACCGTTCTCGGCAGGGATATGAACAGGCGTGTAGAGCTGAAGGTCATAAGCGAGTGA
- a CDS encoding DUF4388 domain-containing protein yields MLEGKIERQGFLDIIQLLTMSRKTGRLEVTGEVEGQLFFSNGDLLDCQTNKLVGDEAFIELFILVSGAFKFHEEGVNLSRRISKSLTDILMIASKQATEWDSARQELPFDEAALVLAPVDPEAAKDFQFGALGWAIISQINGRRSFPEIARILGKPKTKVAITIAELKKQGLVTTEDSESALLRTVFRKTSDVIYRLIINRVKPRIRDRIFTDFNKWTYSKGFDIRMLENEGVTNNIPYDMPIDDKHLAYRQTLEQMNEAAQTGITRAELSDHLSELYERLTAEERRIVVDAGLSKFLPTESGKKNKGTDFWETAADSIGTDGILPR; encoded by the coding sequence ATGCTTGAGGGAAAAATAGAGCGCCAGGGCTTTCTTGATATAATCCAGCTTCTGACCATGAGTCGCAAGACGGGTAGGCTTGAGGTAACCGGTGAGGTCGAGGGTCAGCTTTTCTTTTCCAACGGCGATCTCCTGGATTGCCAAACAAACAAACTAGTCGGTGATGAGGCTTTTATAGAACTCTTCATCCTCGTTTCCGGCGCCTTCAAATTTCATGAGGAGGGGGTCAATCTCTCCCGCCGCATATCAAAGTCGCTCACTGACATATTGATGATAGCCTCCAAGCAGGCGACCGAATGGGACTCTGCGCGTCAGGAATTGCCGTTCGACGAGGCCGCTCTCGTTCTCGCGCCGGTAGACCCCGAAGCCGCCAAGGATTTTCAATTCGGCGCCCTCGGCTGGGCGATTATCTCTCAAATAAACGGCAGACGTTCATTTCCGGAGATTGCAAGAATCCTCGGGAAACCAAAAACCAAGGTCGCCATAACCATCGCTGAGTTAAAGAAGCAAGGGCTTGTTACGACCGAGGATTCCGAATCCGCCCTGCTGCGGACCGTATTCCGCAAGACATCGGACGTCATATACAGGTTGATAATCAACAGGGTAAAGCCTCGCATAAGGGACCGCATCTTTACTGACTTCAACAAGTGGACCTACTCAAAGGGTTTCGATATCAGGATGCTGGAGAACGAAGGAGTGACGAACAATATCCCTTACGATATGCCTATAGATGACAAGCATCTTGCCTACAGACAAACCCTTGAGCAGATGAACGAAGCCGCCCAGACGGGCATCACAAGAGCCGAACTCTCCGATCATCTGTCCGAGCTCTACGAAAGATTAACCGCTGAGGAAAGAAGAATCGTGGTTGACGCGGGACTCAGCAAATTCCTGCCTACTGAATCGGGCAAGAAGAACAAAGGCACCGATTTCTGGGAGACTGCCGCTGATTCTATCGGAACAGACGGGATTCTGCCCAGATAA